From a region of the Candidatus Azobacteroides pseudotrichonymphae genomovar. CFP2 genome:
- the pyrH gene encoding UMP kinase produces the protein MKYKRILLKLSGESLMEEKQYGFDENRLSDYAKQIKEISEIGIQVAIVMGGGNIFRGLNGTFKGFDRVKGDQMGMLATIINSLALSSALEKEGMKRKVFTSIRMEPIGHLYSKEDAIETLEKGEVVIISGGTGNPFFTTDTASVLRAMELNADIMLKGTHVDGIYTADPKKDPTATKFDRISYDEIYNRGLKIMDLTATALAKNNHLPIIVFEMNTMKNLKKILRGEKLGTLVHN, from the coding sequence TGGAAGAAAAACAGTATGGATTTGATGAGAATCGTTTGTCTGATTACGCTAAACAGATAAAAGAAATAAGTGAAATAGGTATTCAAGTAGCTATTGTAATGGGAGGAGGAAATATTTTCAGAGGATTGAATGGAACATTCAAAGGTTTCGATAGAGTAAAAGGTGATCAGATGGGCATGTTAGCGACGATCATAAATAGCTTGGCTTTAAGTTCTGCCTTGGAAAAAGAAGGAATGAAAAGAAAAGTATTCACATCTATAAGGATGGAGCCAATAGGCCATCTTTATTCTAAAGAAGATGCCATAGAAACATTAGAAAAAGGAGAAGTAGTAATCATATCAGGAGGTACAGGTAATCCGTTTTTTACTACTGACACAGCTTCTGTTTTACGGGCTATGGAGTTAAATGCTGACATTATGTTAAAAGGAACTCATGTAGACGGAATATATACTGCTGACCCTAAAAAAGATCCAACAGCAACCAAATTTGATAGAATTTCCTATGATGAAATATACAATAGGGGTTTAAAAATTATGGATTTGACTGCTACTGCCTTAGCAAAAAATAATCATTTACCAATCATTGTTTTTGAAATGAATACAATGAAAAACTTAAAAAAAATACTAAGAGGAGAAAAATTAGGAACCTTAGTTCACAACTAA